CCACGTGGTCGTGGCCTTCGCGGGATCGTCACGGATGGCCTGGACAAGCCCTCCGACGGCATCGAGATCGACGTCATTCAGGCGGCTGGTGCTGGTCTGCGTCATCATGTCTCCTTGAGATGTGCTCGGGCATAAGCTGTTCCGCACCGTAGTGCGGCTCCACCTGGCCCGCGCCGGTTAGAATCGCCGATCCGGAAAGCCGACTGTTCACGGTCCCGTTGGGATAGGTGCGGGTGGAGTCCGGGAAATTTGTCCGATCCCGGGCCTACCGTGGGGACCATGGCACTCAGCACATCCGAACGAGAAGCATTCCTCGCCCAACCCCACATCGCCGCACTCTCGGTGGAGGCGGCCCCTGATCGGGCTCCCCTGGTGGTGCCGATCTGGTATCAGTACGCGGCCGGCGGACGACCGTGGCTGCTCACCGGCACGTCCTCGCGCAAGCTGGAGCTGATCCGGGCGGCGGGCAGATTCACGCTGATGGTCCAGACCGTGGAACCGAGCATCCGGTACGTCGCGGTGTCCGGGACCGTCGAGGGCTACGAGGACGGGACTCGCGAGCAGCTCACCGAGATGGCGGCGCGCTATCTCCCGGCCGACAAGGTCGCCGGGTATGTCGATTTCGCGTGGGACGACCACGGGCCGCAGACCAAGGTGGTCATGCAACCGGGGCAGTGGGTGTCGTCGGATCTCGGCAGTGTCTGACCAGCGGGCCTGATCACTGCGCCTCGCCCCGACACATGACGGCGCCGCCCAGGGCGGGACTGGTCGTCGGGGGTGACCAGCCCCGCCCTGGGCGGCGCATCAACGAGCCTACCCGACCCGGAACGCGCCTGCGCGACGGCCTCTGTCGAGCGTCACGCGGCACTGTGTGCGGGTCAGTTCTCCGGGTCCCAGATCCCGGTCGTCTCGAGGTGACGGGTGAGGCGTGTCGCGCCATCGGTGAACTGGCGGCGTGTCTGTTCGACGACCTGGTCGCGGTCTCCGGTGCGATACGCCTGGATCAGCTTGGCGTGTGAGTCGACGGCCACCTCGCCCCATTCCGGATCGGTGGCATAGAGCTGGGAAGGTGTGTAGCGCGTGGCGCTCAACAGAAACCAGGCGAGTTTGCCGCCCGAGGCGATGAGGTTGTGCACCCGGTGGAACTCGAACTCCGCATCCGCCACCTGTTCGCCGTCGCCGGATTTCAGCGCGCTCAGGAGTTGCTGATTGTGCCACTCGAGTTCGGCGACCTGCTCGGGGGTGATCGCATCCGCGGTGCGCAGCGCCAGTTTGACCGCTATCTCCCCCTGCAACCAGAACAGATCCTGCACGTCGGTCCGGCTCAGTTCGGCAACTATGTACCCGCGATGGGGTGCCAGATTGACCATGCCCTCGCCGCGCAGGGTCAACAAGGCCTCGCGGACCGGTGTCACGCTCACGCCGAGGCGCTCGGCGGTCTCGTCCATCCGGACGTAATCGCCGGGACGGATCGCGGCGGTCATGATCTGCTCACGGAGGTGCGTGGCGACCTCTTCGGACAGCTGCGGCCGGCGACGCAGTCGCTGACGTGGCGACGGGCGCAGCGGACCCTCAGAGTCCGAAGGTTTTCCCGATGATGTCGCGCTGGATCTCATTCGTGCCACCGTAGACGGTCGAGATGATCGCGCCACGCATCAAACGCTCGGCGTCGAACTCGGTTGCATATCCGTAACCACCCATCATCTGCATCGCGTCGATCGTCATCCGCTTCGACGTCTCGGTCGCCTTCAACTTGGCCATCGACGCCTCCCGTGGGAGCAACGCGGTCGGATCGTCATCGGCCTGGCGGGCCACCGAGTACACGAGTTGGCGGGTGCACTCGATCTCGGTCGCGAGGTCGGCCATGCGGTGACGCAGTGCCTGGAAGCTGCCGATGGGACGACCGAACTGCTTGCGTTCGGTGATGAAGGACAGGGTGTCGGCAAACGACCGTTCCGCGACACCGAGCTGCATGGCGGCGAGGATCAGACGCTCGGTGTTCAGGCCGGCCATCAACTGGTTCCACCCATTGCCGACCCGGCCCACCACTGAGGAGTCCGAGATGCGGCAGTCGGTGAAGTAGAGGTCGTTGACCTCGCGACCGCCGAGCGTGTCGATGCCCTTGATCTCCAGCCCCGGGGTGTCGGCAGGGATGTGGAACTGCGTCAGTCCCTCATGCTTCTTGTCGGTCTTCTCGGTTCGTGCGATCAGCAGGATCGACGTCGCGAAATGGGCGTTCGAGCACCACGTCTTCTGCCCGTTGACGACCCAGCCGCCGTCGACCTTCTCGGCCCGACAGCTCAGATTGGCCACGTCGGAACCGGCCTCCGGCTCCGACATCGAGATCGCCAATGAGTCGCCCGCGACGACGCCGGCGAGCACGTCCTTCTTCAGCTGATCATCGGCGAACTTCTGGTAGGCGGCCGCCGTGATCAGGGTAGGGCCGATACCGCCGATCGGGGCCACGCCGCGCATCGCCTCCTCGAGGAGGATGCACATCTCGACGTTGCCGGCGCCCGCGCCACCGAACTCCTCGGGCACCAGGATGCCGGCCCACCCCAGGTCGGCCATCTTCGTGTACAGCTCCTGCGAGTGCAGTTCCGCACCGTTGTCGGTGAGTCGATCGCGCTGCTCGCGGGTACCGGACTCGCGTTGGCAGAAGTCGGCGACCGAGCGGGCGAATGCGGTCTGCTCGGCGGTGAAGGTGACCATTCGATTCGGTCCTCTCGTCACGGTGGCCCCGGCGGGCGGGAGTGACAGCCAATCTAACACATCAAATATATGTGATATGAAAAGGCGTGATCTGGACCACGACCACCACTCGCTACATTGGTCGCATGCCCAAGTCCCAACGACCGCCCGACGTGGGCGAGAGTGACGCCGCATCCGATGACGTGACCCCGCTCGACGGCGCGGATTTCCTCGCGGCCAATCGAGTCAGTCGGGAGCAGGCGAGGATCGAGGCGCAGCAGAAGGCCGATCGTCGCACCCCGGGAAAGGTC
This sequence is a window from Gordonia insulae. Protein-coding genes within it:
- a CDS encoding GntR family transcriptional regulator; protein product: MRSSATSSGKPSDSEGPLRPSPRQRLRRRPQLSEEVATHLREQIMTAAIRPGDYVRMDETAERLGVSVTPVREALLTLRGEGMVNLAPHRGYIVAELSRTDVQDLFWLQGEIAVKLALRTADAITPEQVAELEWHNQQLLSALKSGDGEQVADAEFEFHRVHNLIASGGKLAWFLLSATRYTPSQLYATDPEWGEVAVDSHAKLIQAYRTGDRDQVVEQTRRQFTDGATRLTRHLETTGIWDPEN
- a CDS encoding pyridoxamine 5'-phosphate oxidase family protein, which produces MALSTSEREAFLAQPHIAALSVEAAPDRAPLVVPIWYQYAAGGRPWLLTGTSSRKLELIRAAGRFTLMVQTVEPSIRYVAVSGTVEGYEDGTREQLTEMAARYLPADKVAGYVDFAWDDHGPQTKVVMQPGQWVSSDLGSV
- a CDS encoding acyl-CoA dehydrogenase family protein, which translates into the protein MVTFTAEQTAFARSVADFCQRESGTREQRDRLTDNGAELHSQELYTKMADLGWAGILVPEEFGGAGAGNVEMCILLEEAMRGVAPIGGIGPTLITAAAYQKFADDQLKKDVLAGVVAGDSLAISMSEPEAGSDVANLSCRAEKVDGGWVVNGQKTWCSNAHFATSILLIARTEKTDKKHEGLTQFHIPADTPGLEIKGIDTLGGREVNDLYFTDCRISDSSVVGRVGNGWNQLMAGLNTERLILAAMQLGVAERSFADTLSFITERKQFGRPIGSFQALRHRMADLATEIECTRQLVYSVARQADDDPTALLPREASMAKLKATETSKRMTIDAMQMMGGYGYATEFDAERLMRGAIISTVYGGTNEIQRDIIGKTFGL